One segment of Strix aluco isolate bStrAlu1 chromosome 4, bStrAlu1.hap1, whole genome shotgun sequence DNA contains the following:
- the NDNF gene encoding protein NDNF isoform X2, which translates to MLLLRCPLLLLLLPLGSRPQKLPTRDEELFQMQIRDKAFFHDSSVIPDGAEISSYLFRDTPKRYFFVVEEDNTPLAVTVTPCDAPLEWKLSVQELPEEASGEGSGEPEPLEQQKQQITNEEGTELFSYRGNDVEYFVSSSSPSGLYQLDLLSTEKDTHFKVYATTTPESDQPYPELPYDPRIDVTSLGRTTVTLAWKPSPTASLLKQPIQYCIVINKEHNFKSLCAVEAKLSSDDAFMMAPKPGLDFSPFDFAHFGFPSDNNSGKERGFLKSSSKFGRQISSKPRVDLHKVCIGNKNIFTVSDLKPDTQYYFDMFAVNTNTNMSTAYIGTFARTKEEAKQKTVELKDGKVTDVFIKRKGAKFLRFAPVSSHQKVTFSIHSCLDAVQIQVRRDGKLLLSQNVEGVRQFQLRGKAKAKYLIRLKGSKKGASMLKILATTRPNKQSFPSLPEDTRIKAFDKLRTCSSVTVAWLGTQERNKFCIYRREVDDNYNEEQKKREQNQCLGPDTRKKSEKVLCKYFHSQNIQKAVTTETIRGLQPGKSYLLDVYVIGHGGQSVKYQSKLVKTRKFC; encoded by the exons ATGCTCCTGCTGCgctgcccgctgctgctgctgctgctgccgctcgGCTCCAGGCCCCAGAAATTACCAACCAGAGATGAGGAGCTCTTCCAAATGCAGATCCGGGACAAAGCATTTTTTCATGATTCGTCAGTCATCCCAGATGGAGCTGAAATTAGCAGCTACCTCTTCCGAGACACCCCTAAAAG GTATTTCTTTGTGGTTGAAGAGGACAACACTCCCTTAGCAGTGACAGTGACACCATGCGATGCCCCTCTGGAGTGGAAACTGAGTGTGCAAGAGCTCCCAGAGGAAGCCAGTGGAGAAGGTTCAG GTGAACCAGAACCTCTTgagcaacagaaacagcaaattaCTAATGAGGAAGGCACAGAGCTGTTCTCTTACAGAGGCAATGATGTTGAGTACTTTGTGTCCTCTAGTTCCCCATCTGGTTTGTACCAACTAGATCTGCTGTCGACAGAGAAAGATACACATTTTAAAGTGTATGCAACCACTACTCCAGAGTCGGACCAACCTTATCCTGAATTACCTTATGATCCCAGAATCGATGTCACTTCTCTGGGACGTACAACAGTGACACTGGCGTGGAAACCAAGTCCCACTGCCTCCTTACTGAAACAGCCAATTCAGTATTGCATCGTCATCAATAAAGAACACAATTTCAAAAGCCTCTGTGCTGTTGAAGCCAAGCTCAGTTCTGATGATGCTTTCATGATGGCTCCAAAACCAGGTCTGGATTTCAGTCCGTTTGACTTTGCCCATTTTGGCTTTCCCTCAGACAACAACTCTGGCAAAGAACGTGGTTTCCTAAAATCATCATCAAAGTTTGGGCGCCAAATATCCTCAAAGCCTAGAGTTGACCTACATAAAGTTTGTATCGGGAACAAGAACATCTTCACAGTGTCTGACCTGAAGCCCGATACACAGTACTACTTTGACATGTTCGCAGTAAATACCAACACTAACATGAGCACCGCATACATTGGTACCTTTGCCAGAACGAAGGAGGAGGCTAAACAGAAAACAGTCGAACTGAAGGACGGCAAAGTTACAGATGTATTCATCAAGAGAAAGGGAGCCAAATTTCTACGGTTTGCTCCCGTTTCATCTCACCAAAAAGTCACCTTCTCCATTCATTCATGCCTGGATGCTGTTCAGATCCAAGTTAGAAGAGATGGAAAACTTCTCTTGTCTCAAAACGTGGAGGGTGTGCGGCAGTTCCAGCTTCgaggaaaagcaaaagctaaaTATCTCATTAGgctgaaaggaagcaaaaaaggTGCTTCTATGCTGAAGATCCTGGCTACAACAAGGCCTAACAAGCagtcatttccttctcttcctgaaGACACACGAATCAAAGCCTTTGACAAACTCCGCACGTGTTCTTCGGTCACAGTGGCATGGCTGGGCACGCAGGAGAGAAACAAATTTTGCATCTACAGAAGGGAAGTGGATGACAATTACaatgaagagcagaagaaaagagagCAGAACCAGTGCTTGGGTccagatacaaggaagaaatcagaAAAGGTTCTCTGTAAATACTTCCACAGCCAGAACATCCAGAAAGCAGTGACCACAGAGACAATCAGAGGCCTGCAGCCTGGCAAGTCCTACCTGCTGGATGTTTATGTGATAGGGCACGGTGGGCAGTCTGTGAAATACCAGAGCAAATTGGTGAAAACAAGGAAGTTCTGTTAG
- the NDNF gene encoding protein NDNF isoform X1: protein MLCANTRMLLLRCPLLLLLLPLGSRPQKLPTRDEELFQMQIRDKAFFHDSSVIPDGAEISSYLFRDTPKRYFFVVEEDNTPLAVTVTPCDAPLEWKLSVQELPEEASGEGSGEPEPLEQQKQQITNEEGTELFSYRGNDVEYFVSSSSPSGLYQLDLLSTEKDTHFKVYATTTPESDQPYPELPYDPRIDVTSLGRTTVTLAWKPSPTASLLKQPIQYCIVINKEHNFKSLCAVEAKLSSDDAFMMAPKPGLDFSPFDFAHFGFPSDNNSGKERGFLKSSSKFGRQISSKPRVDLHKVCIGNKNIFTVSDLKPDTQYYFDMFAVNTNTNMSTAYIGTFARTKEEAKQKTVELKDGKVTDVFIKRKGAKFLRFAPVSSHQKVTFSIHSCLDAVQIQVRRDGKLLLSQNVEGVRQFQLRGKAKAKYLIRLKGSKKGASMLKILATTRPNKQSFPSLPEDTRIKAFDKLRTCSSVTVAWLGTQERNKFCIYRREVDDNYNEEQKKREQNQCLGPDTRKKSEKVLCKYFHSQNIQKAVTTETIRGLQPGKSYLLDVYVIGHGGQSVKYQSKLVKTRKFC, encoded by the exons GATGCTCCTGCTGCgctgcccgctgctgctgctgctgctgccgctcgGCTCCAGGCCCCAGAAATTACCAACCAGAGATGAGGAGCTCTTCCAAATGCAGATCCGGGACAAAGCATTTTTTCATGATTCGTCAGTCATCCCAGATGGAGCTGAAATTAGCAGCTACCTCTTCCGAGACACCCCTAAAAG GTATTTCTTTGTGGTTGAAGAGGACAACACTCCCTTAGCAGTGACAGTGACACCATGCGATGCCCCTCTGGAGTGGAAACTGAGTGTGCAAGAGCTCCCAGAGGAAGCCAGTGGAGAAGGTTCAG GTGAACCAGAACCTCTTgagcaacagaaacagcaaattaCTAATGAGGAAGGCACAGAGCTGTTCTCTTACAGAGGCAATGATGTTGAGTACTTTGTGTCCTCTAGTTCCCCATCTGGTTTGTACCAACTAGATCTGCTGTCGACAGAGAAAGATACACATTTTAAAGTGTATGCAACCACTACTCCAGAGTCGGACCAACCTTATCCTGAATTACCTTATGATCCCAGAATCGATGTCACTTCTCTGGGACGTACAACAGTGACACTGGCGTGGAAACCAAGTCCCACTGCCTCCTTACTGAAACAGCCAATTCAGTATTGCATCGTCATCAATAAAGAACACAATTTCAAAAGCCTCTGTGCTGTTGAAGCCAAGCTCAGTTCTGATGATGCTTTCATGATGGCTCCAAAACCAGGTCTGGATTTCAGTCCGTTTGACTTTGCCCATTTTGGCTTTCCCTCAGACAACAACTCTGGCAAAGAACGTGGTTTCCTAAAATCATCATCAAAGTTTGGGCGCCAAATATCCTCAAAGCCTAGAGTTGACCTACATAAAGTTTGTATCGGGAACAAGAACATCTTCACAGTGTCTGACCTGAAGCCCGATACACAGTACTACTTTGACATGTTCGCAGTAAATACCAACACTAACATGAGCACCGCATACATTGGTACCTTTGCCAGAACGAAGGAGGAGGCTAAACAGAAAACAGTCGAACTGAAGGACGGCAAAGTTACAGATGTATTCATCAAGAGAAAGGGAGCCAAATTTCTACGGTTTGCTCCCGTTTCATCTCACCAAAAAGTCACCTTCTCCATTCATTCATGCCTGGATGCTGTTCAGATCCAAGTTAGAAGAGATGGAAAACTTCTCTTGTCTCAAAACGTGGAGGGTGTGCGGCAGTTCCAGCTTCgaggaaaagcaaaagctaaaTATCTCATTAGgctgaaaggaagcaaaaaaggTGCTTCTATGCTGAAGATCCTGGCTACAACAAGGCCTAACAAGCagtcatttccttctcttcctgaaGACACACGAATCAAAGCCTTTGACAAACTCCGCACGTGTTCTTCGGTCACAGTGGCATGGCTGGGCACGCAGGAGAGAAACAAATTTTGCATCTACAGAAGGGAAGTGGATGACAATTACaatgaagagcagaagaaaagagagCAGAACCAGTGCTTGGGTccagatacaaggaagaaatcagaAAAGGTTCTCTGTAAATACTTCCACAGCCAGAACATCCAGAAAGCAGTGACCACAGAGACAATCAGAGGCCTGCAGCCTGGCAAGTCCTACCTGCTGGATGTTTATGTGATAGGGCACGGTGGGCAGTCTGTGAAATACCAGAGCAAATTGGTGAAAACAAGGAAGTTCTGTTAG